In one window of Kiritimatiellia bacterium DNA:
- a CDS encoding glycosyltransferase, translated as MMARQVFRSNALRPFNIMFVTPAFVYGGLERVILDLVQALDRDRFRPMICSLYPPAPGMKPRLDAAGVPFFAFDKGDGVSLRLVVDLARLFRRERVDLVNAHDIGATFYAGPAARWAGIRRVVHTDHSQVLGLTRRLGLFGAILRHTAARATTVSEHLRRFLVEKLRYPADRVRVIPNGMDLSAYGNPVADRRAEFGFEPGDKVIGACGRLTEQKGMLHLVRALPELLKTHPAARLLIIGDGPQRADLSAEAAKSGVGDRVTLTGNRDDLPELMRAMDLFALPSLWEGQPLVLLEAMAAGVPIVATDVGGDAEVLGGGKYGTLVPPSDPATLAAALKGLLDDPAAAHSRADSARAHVFAERTHTAMARQYELLFSSLLNTEH; from the coding sequence ATGATGGCCCGGCAGGTGTTCAGGAGCAACGCGTTGCGCCCGTTCAACATCATGTTCGTCACGCCCGCCTTCGTTTACGGGGGGCTGGAGCGGGTCATCCTCGACTTGGTCCAGGCGCTGGACCGCGATCGGTTCCGGCCGATGATCTGCTCGCTCTATCCGCCCGCGCCCGGCATGAAGCCCCGGCTCGACGCGGCGGGCGTACCGTTTTTCGCCTTCGACAAGGGAGACGGGGTCAGCCTCCGCCTTGTGGTTGACCTGGCGCGCCTCTTCCGGCGCGAGCGCGTGGACCTCGTCAACGCGCACGATATCGGCGCGACGTTCTACGCCGGGCCCGCGGCCCGGTGGGCGGGTATCCGGCGCGTGGTGCACACCGACCACAGCCAGGTCCTCGGCCTGACCCGGCGGCTCGGTTTGTTCGGCGCCATCCTGCGCCACACCGCCGCGCGCGCGACCACGGTCTCCGAGCACCTGCGCCGATTCCTTGTGGAAAAACTGCGCTACCCGGCCGACCGCGTGCGGGTCATCCCGAACGGCATGGACCTGTCCGCTTACGGGAATCCGGTGGCGGACCGGCGCGCGGAATTCGGATTTGAACCGGGGGACAAGGTCATCGGCGCTTGCGGGCGGCTGACGGAACAGAAGGGGATGCTGCATCTGGTCCGCGCTCTCCCGGAGTTGCTGAAGACCCATCCCGCGGCCCGCTTGCTGATCATCGGCGACGGCCCGCAGCGGGCGGACCTGTCGGCCGAGGCGGCGAAGTCGGGGGTGGGGGACCGCGTCACGCTGACCGGCAACCGCGACGATCTGCCCGAACTGATGCGGGCGATGGACTTGTTTGCCCTGCCGTCGCTATGGGAGGGCCAGCCGCTGGTCCTGCTCGAGGCCATGGCCGCGGGTGTGCCGATCGTCGCGACGGATGTCGGCGGCGATGCGGAGGTGCTCGGCGGCGGGAAATACGGGACGCTGGTTCCCCCGTCCGACCCCGCGACGCTGGCCGCGGCCCTGAAGGGCCTCCTGGATGATCCTGCCGCCGCGCACAGCCGCGCGGACTCCGCCCGCGCGCACGTTTTCGCGGAGCGCACCCACACCGCCATGGCGCGGCAGTACGAACTTTTGTTTTCTTCCCTCCTGAACACCGAACACTGA
- a CDS encoding glycosyltransferase family 4 protein, producing MRLLTNMTFWQCPYWTERTDCIYDLAGATADPVFVPYWKEAWRLFRRRRGYDVVLTMEPRTSLAYGLLCALTGRSSKQIMTEVFIDQPRPDHPWWRLKTALFRWVARRGIGALVLSSAELESVADRFGLPRERLRFIPLQCTIGEPRESPTDEGFVVSAGRSLRDYTTIVRAAPMIGAPVIIMCGADDEIPPGPLPANLTVRREAPREEYVDFLARCSVVALALKETLRPTGQVVMLEAMGLGKPVVATRHVGTADYIRHGENGFLVEPGDADGLAREVQKLLDDPALRRRIGRQGLEDVKRRYALEAHAKARIQAIEGLLATGRIL from the coding sequence ATGCGCCTCCTCACCAACATGACCTTCTGGCAGTGCCCGTACTGGACGGAGCGCACGGACTGCATCTACGACCTCGCGGGCGCGACGGCGGACCCGGTCTTCGTCCCGTACTGGAAGGAGGCCTGGCGGTTGTTCCGGAGGCGCCGCGGCTACGACGTGGTGCTGACCATGGAGCCCCGGACCTCGCTGGCCTACGGGCTCCTGTGCGCCCTGACCGGCCGGTCCTCGAAGCAGATCATGACCGAGGTCTTCATTGACCAGCCGCGGCCGGACCACCCGTGGTGGCGGCTGAAGACGGCGTTGTTCCGGTGGGTCGCGCGCCGGGGGATCGGCGCGCTGGTATTGAGTTCCGCCGAACTGGAATCCGTGGCCGACCGGTTCGGCCTGCCGCGCGAGCGGCTGCGGTTCATCCCGCTGCAATGCACCATCGGGGAACCGCGCGAGTCGCCGACCGATGAAGGCTTCGTCGTTTCCGCGGGGCGATCCCTGCGCGATTACACCACGATCGTCCGCGCGGCACCGATGATCGGCGCGCCCGTGATCATTATGTGCGGGGCGGACGACGAGATCCCGCCGGGGCCGCTGCCCGCCAACCTGACCGTTCGGCGCGAGGCCCCGCGGGAGGAGTACGTGGACTTCCTGGCTCGATGCTCGGTGGTGGCCCTGGCGCTGAAGGAGACCCTGCGCCCGACGGGGCAGGTGGTCATGCTCGAGGCCATGGGCCTGGGCAAACCGGTGGTGGCGACCCGCCACGTCGGCACGGCGGATTACATCCGGCACGGCGAAAACGGGTTCCTCGTCGAGCCCGGCGACGCGGACGGCCTGGCGCGGGAGGTGCAGAAGCTGCTCGATGATCCGGCGTTGCGCCGCCGCATCGGGCGGCAGGGCCTGGAGGATGTGAAGCGGCGGTACGCGCTGGAGGCCCACGCCAAGGCGCGGATTCAGGCGATCGAGGGATTGCTCGCCACCGGGCGGATCCTGTAG